A region from the Hypomesus transpacificus isolate Combined female chromosome 11, fHypTra1, whole genome shotgun sequence genome encodes:
- the LOC124474293 gene encoding hyaluronan-binding protein 2-like: MRAKLILLFLFLLVLILPAQLKKEDGHKKHDRGAEKRNKKQSRHKDIVEDPFFKPAEDPNDDDDEPNTDWILKLQDLDGRCSPDPCLNNGVCEERGKRGFKCDCPKPFKGRRCEKAPKVCKKGTCGRGECVLTSTAPFYECKCKEPFQPPRCLTVATCNPSPCKNGGTCIKDNLDFDCTCPTGFSGRFCHVGPDDCYRDDGESYRGMVSETDDGDECLYWNSHFILSRGTNPFSSYEDAEGLGPHNFCRNPDGDTMPWCFVRRGRKLRWSHCSIQKCPLPSTSSTNPLPSTSSQKPLPSTSSPKPLPSTSSPKTLPSISSPKPLPSTSSPKPLPSTSSPKPLPSTSSPKPLPSTSSPPGMKFSSCGKPQPKRAISRIYGGLKALPGAQPWQLSLQVRPAGSTRAYRHICGAVLIDSCWALTAGHCIDKKNSMQVVAGGLTLNTPEPLEQTVSVEEAIPHENYRETKSAVYNDIALLKLKAKDGVCAVESQLVKAACLPLAPLPDGTECSISGWGSTEDSDYGSSNLLDADVLLISQTSCSSEAVYGSVLDQGMFCAGYLQGGVDSCQGDSGGPLTCNWNGTHVIYGLVSWGDSCAQQNKPGVYTRISHYLSWIKTNMQAS, from the exons ATGAGAGCCAAGCTGAtcctcctgtttctcttcctcctggTGCTCATTCTTCCAGCTCAA TTGAAAAAAGAAGACGGCCACAAAAAGCATGACAGAGGGGCCGAGAAACGGAACAAGAAACAGTCGAGACACAAAGACATAGTGGAAG ACCCTTTTTTCAAGCCTGCAGAGGACCCCAACGATGACGATGATGAACCTAATACTGACTGGATTCTCAAGCTTCAAGACCTTGATG GCCGGTGCAGCCCTGACCCCTGCCTCAACAACGgcgtgtgtgaggagagaggcaaGAGAGGCTTCAAATGTGACTGCCCCAAGCCCTTCAAGGGCAGGAGGTGTGAGAAAG CACCCAAAGTTTGCAAGAAGGGTACATGTGGGCGCGGCGAGTGTGTGTTGACCTCCACTGCTCCTTTCTACGAGTGCAAGTGCAAGGAGCCCTTCCAGCCGCCCAGGTGTCTGACAG TTGCGACATGTAATCCAAGCCCTTGCAAGAACGGAGGAACTTGTATCAAAGACAACCTTGACTTCGACTGCACCTGTCCCACTGGCTTCAGCGGACGTTTCTGTCATGTCG GCCCAGACGACTGCTACAGGGATGATGGGGAGTCATATCGTGGGATGGTGAGTGAGACAGATGACGGGGATGAGTGTCTCTACTGGAACTCTCATTTCATCCTCAGCAGAGGAACGAACCCCTTCAGCTCCTACGAGGATGCTGAAGGACTGGGTCCTCATAACTTCTGCAG GAACCCAGACGGGGATACCATGCCGTGGTGCTTCGTCAGACGAGGCCGCAAGCTGAGGTGGAGCCACTGCAGCATCCAGAAGTGT cccctcccctctactTCCTCCAccaatcccctcccctccacttcctctcaaaagcccctcccctccacgtCCTCTcccaagcccctcccctccacgtCCTCCCCCAAGACCCTCCCCTCCATTTCCTCCcccaagcccctcccctccacgtcctcccccaagcccctcccctccacttcctcccccaagcccctcccctccacttcctcccccaagcccctcccctccacttcctctccccctgggATGAAGTTCTCCAGCTGTGGTAAGCCGCAGCCTAAGCGTGCCATCAGTCGCATCTACGGGGGTCTGAAGGCCCTCCCAGGGGCCCAGCCCTGGCAGCTGTCCCTGCAGGTCCGCCCGGCCGGATCCACCCGGGCCTACCGCCACATCTGCGGAGCGGTTCTCATCGACAGCTGCTGGGCTCTGACGGCCGGACACTGCAT AGACAAGAAGAACTCCATGCAGGTGGTGGCGGGGGGGCTGACTCTGAACACCCCAGAGCCCCTGGAGCAGACTGTCTCAGTGGAGGAAGCCATCCCGCACGAGAACTACCGCGAGACCAAGTCAGCCGTGTACAACGACATAG CCTTGCTCAAGCTGAAAGCCAAAGATGGAGTTTGTGCTGTCGAGAGCCAGCTGGTTAAGGCGGCCTGCTTGCCTCTGGCTCCACTGCCTGATGGGACAGAATGCAGCATATCTGGGTGGGGCTCCACAGAGGACT CGGATTACGGCTCCAGTAACTTGCTGGATGCAGATGTGCTGTTGATCAGCCAGACAAGCTGCTCCTCGGAGGCCGTTTACGGCAGCGTCCTGGACCAGGGCATGTTTTGTGCCGGCTACCTGCAGGGGGGAGTAGACTCATGTCAG GGTGACTCTGGTGGTCCTCTGACCTGTAATTGGAACGGTACTCATGTGATCTACGGCTTGGTGAGCTGGGGGGACAGCTGTGCCCAGCAGAACAAGCCTGGGGTGTACACCCGCATCTCTCACTATCTCAGCTGGATCAAGACCAACATGCAAGCATCCTAG
- the mrpl2 gene encoding 39S ribosomal protein L2, mitochondrial yields MALPSLTRALCSLSLSRTALLPAQAAGRCVLTPVASGGVRSPLAAVIGAVGQCRSFITTASLEQNRTRWKEREKYTIRPVGMKKTGGRDHTGRIRTHGIGGGHKQRYRWIDFQRLRYEEGKEDKAFDEKVLEVRYDPCRSADIALVAGGNRKRWIIATENMQAGDLIKTSGTIGRMAVAANEGDSYPLGALPVGTLVNNLELYPGRGAWFIRAAGTSGVLLRKVNGTAIVQLPSKRQVQVLETCMVTVGRISNIDHNKRIIGKAGTNRWLGKRPSSGWWQRKGGWAGRKIKPLPPMKVYVNMPAVSAR; encoded by the exons ATGGCATTGCCATCTCTTACTCGGGCTTTGTGTTCGCTGTCGCTGTCCCGCACTGCCCTGCTCCCTGCTCAG GCTGCGGGGCGGTGCGTGCTGACTCCGGTCGCCTCCGGTGGTGTCCGGTCCCCTCTCGCGGCTGTCATAGGGGCAGTGGGTCAGTGCAGGAGCTTCATCACCACCGCTTCGCTGGAGCAGAACAGAACCCgctggaaggagagggagaaatacaCCATCAGGCCTGTGGGCATGAAGAAGACTGGAGGACGAGATCACACTG GTAGGATACGGACACATGGCATAGGTGGCGGCCACAAACAGAGGTACCGCTGGATCGACTTCCAGAGGCTCCGTtatgaggaggggaaggaggacaaGGCCTTTGATgagaaggttctggaagtcCGTTATGATCCCTGCAG GTCAGCAGATATCGCGCTGGTGGcaggaggaaacaggaagcgCTGGATCATTGCCACAGAGAACATGCAGGCTGGTGACCTCATCAAGACCTCCGGGACCATCGGACGCATGGCAG TGGCTGCTAATGAGGGGGACTCGTACCCTCTGGGAGCCCTGCCCGTGGGCACACTGGTCAACAACCTGGAGCTGTACCCTGGGCGAGGAGCCTGGTTCATCAGAGCAGCAG GGACAAGTGGAGTGTTGCTCCGCAAGGTGAACGGCACAGCCATAGTCCAGCTGCCCTCCAAACGCCAGGTCCAG GTGCTGGAGACATGCATGGTGACAGTGGGACGCATCTCCAACATCGATCACAACAAGCGCATCATCGGGAAGGCGGGGACTAACCGCTGGCTTGGCAAGCGGCCCTCCAGTGGCTGGTGGCAGAGGAAGGGGGGCTGGGCGGGGCGCAAgatcaagcccctcccccccatgaAGGTGTATGTCAATATGCCAGCCGTGTCCGCCAGGTAG
- the LOC124473791 gene encoding E3 ubiquitin-protein ligase TRIM39-like, whose protein sequence is MSLCLCFCLHAECVWNAASQENLWRQQESLKRQREAVHFRLKKLTARQGEITKKSSDMRASIRRQYEEIQKVLEEDQRVTLTQMEMEERAAVLALDDLEETSCALIQEIEVDLSRISSELARTEEGGEEERREERVKEVLRGCDPGSIRLDEARAEQILSLTNNLLLLLRSQTPISKRLIRGYRSEVSLDPDTAHPKLVVSAQGDSVTYTDTWQELPDHPGRFDTTLNVISLQGFASGCHYWEVEVTGKTYWELGLTYLSIPRKGRAESCWLGRGRESWCVEFFDGEYTAWHAGVPYPLPITKRFSHIGVLCSFSTGLVAFLGGDNMMPLFSFCAGTFTDSLHLAMCPGHDHNSTNAKPLVICNATPPASAL, encoded by the exons ATGTCGCT CTGCCTCTGTTTCTGCCTCCATGCTGAATGCgtttggaatgctgcttcacaGGAGAatctgtggaggcagcaggagagcttgaagaggcagagagaggcggTCCACTTCAGACTGAAGAAACTGACAGCAAGGCAAGGTGAAATAACA AAGAAGTCATCTGACATGAGGGCCAGCATCCGGAGGCAGTACGAGGAGATCCAGAAGGTTCTGGAGGAGGACCAGAGGGTGACCCTGAcccagatggagatggaggagcgGGCTGCCGTCCTGGCCCTGGATGACCTGGAGGAGACCAGCTGTGCTCTCATCCAGGAGATAGAAGTGGACCTGAGCAGGATATCCTCTGAGCTggccaggacagaggagggaggagaagaggagaggagagaggag AGGGTGAAGGAGGTGCTTAGAGGGTGTGACCCAGGCAGCATCCGTCTGGATGAGGCCCGAGCAGAGCAGATCCTCAGCCTGACCAacaacctgctgctgctgctgcgctCACAGACCCCCATCAGCAAGAGACTCATCAGGGGCT ACCGCAGCGAGGTGTCCCTGGACCCAGACACAGCCCACCCCAAGCTGGTGGTCTCTGCTCAGGGAGACAGTGTCACCTACACCGACACCTGGCAGGAGCTGCCCGATCACCCCGGACGCTTCGACACCACCCTGAACGTGATCAGCCTGCAGGGCTTTGCTTCAGGGTGCCActactgggaggtggaggtgaccGGCAAGACGTACTGGGAGCTGGGGCTCActtatctctccatccctcgtAAGGGCCGGGCCGAGTCCTGCTGGCTGGGCCGAGGGCGTGAGTCCTGGTGTGTGGAGTTCTTTGATGGGGAGTACACAGCCTGGCACGCTGGAGTGCCCTACCCCCTGCCCATCACCAAGCGCTTCAGTCACATTGGGGTGCTGTGCAGTTTCTCCACAGGGCTGGTGGCCTTCCTCGGGGGAGACAACATGATGCCCCTGTTCTCCTTCTGTGCAGGCACCTTCACAGACAGCCTCCACCTGGCCATGTGCCCGGGGCATGACCACAACAGCACCAACGCCAAACCCCTCGTGATCTGTAATGCAACCCCGCCAGCTAGTGCACTGTGA
- the LOC124473792 gene encoding E3 ubiquitin-protein ligase TRIM11-like, with translation MLPCGHTFCLSCIRTVWNTDLSAEGPFFCPECQILLPSDLTLEVEPTLQAKTASVAIRTCLTCDASLCRAHATLHQQRAVLRQHVLVEVTRDPLSLKCREHQEQLKLFCVEEQLPVCSLCLLVGRHQHHQALQLQDASAELKKMLDTTMTQLLQRRMSAEQAIKDLEALYTETMKSTAAFRSRISDKYSRIRGLIEEDENLMVKMVDSEEVFISEWLEAQRQVLEEQIKESDSLRSTSMSLIQETNDLIFLQRITAHGLGRTLDLPPLREVEKQICSPEKLRTIERLVDALTLALSQHFPRMWSYLRALTLDPSTAHPQLLVSQDRQQVRWGTQPSAGAPGCGRQDAQYSILARESFSTGRHYWEVLVQEKPFWLIGTTTGATGSQEGGPTKGLADQKKASWCIYHGDGQYLACHNAQETLLSVGSRVVKLGMMADLQQGALSFYDADTLTLLHRFCVPCLEPLYPMFNPCINMNDHNRQPLTLFRLRDADRSRSVGGGAAGTSQSPS, from the exons ATGCTCCCATGTGGACACACCTTCTGCCTCTCCTGCATCCGCACGGTGTGGAACACCGACCTGTCCGCTGAAGGCCCCTTCTTCTGCCCCGAGTGCCAGATCCTGCTTCCTTCAGACCTGACCCTGGAGGTGGAGCCCACTCTCCAGGCAA AGACAGCGTCCGTCGCCATCAGAACCTGCCTCACCTGTGACGCCTCCCTGTGCCGGGCCCATGCAACgctccaccagcagagggcagtgctGCGGCAGCACGTGCTGGTGGAGGTGACCAGAGACCCCCTCTCTCTGAAGTGCAGGGAGCACCAAGAGCAGCTCAAGCTGTTCTGTGTGGAggagcagcttcctgtctgctccctctgcTTGCTGGTGGGGCGGCACCAACACCACCAGGCCCTGCAGCTGCAGGACGCCAGCGCAGAGCTCAAG aaGATGTTGGACACCACGATGACCCAGCTGCTGCAGAGAAGGATGTCAGCAGAGCAAGCCATTAAGGACCTGGAGGCCTTGTACACAGAGACAATG AAGTCTACTGCAGCCTTCAGGAGCAGAATCTCTGACAAGTACAGCAGGATTCGAGGTCTGATTGAGGAAGACGAGAACCTGATGGTGAAGATGGTGGACTCAGAGGAGGTGTTCATCTCAGAATGGCTGGAGGCTCAGAGGCAGGTCTTGGAGGAACAGATCAAGGAGTCCGACAGTCTGAGAAGCACCAGCATGTCTCTGATCCAAGAAACAAATGACTTGATCTTCCTGCAG CGGATCACGGCACATGGGCTTGG GAGAACTCTGGACCTGCCACCActcagggaggtggagaagcagaTCTGCAGCCCCGAGAAGCTGAGGACCATCGAGCGCCTGGTGGATGCCCTGACCTTGGCCTTGTCTCAGCACTTCCCAAGGATGTGGTCAT atcttAGAGCGCTCACCCTGGACCCCAGCACTGCCCACCCCCAGCTGCTGGTGTCCCAGGACAGGCAGCAGGTCCGCTGGGGAACCCAACCCAGCGCTGGGGCCCCGGGCTGTGGACGCCAGGACGCCCAGTACAGCATCCTGGCCCGGGAGTCCTTCTCTACTGGCCGGCACTACTGGGAAGTGCTGGTCCAGGAGAAGCCCTTCTGGCTGATCGGTACAACCACCGGGGCGACTGGTTCCCAAGAGGGAGGCCCCACCAAGGGGCTCGCAGACCAGAAGAAGGCGTCCTGGTGCATCTACCATGGAGATGGGCAGTACCTGGCGTGCCACAATGCCCAGGAGACCCTGCTGTCTGTAGGGAGTAGGGTTGTCAAGCTGGGCATGATGGCTGacctccagcagggggcgctgtcGTTCTATGATGCCGACACGCTGACATTGCTGCATCGGTTCTGCGTGCCCTGCCTGGAGCCCCTCTACCCCATGTTCAACCCTTGTATCAACATGAACGATCACAACAGACAGCCCCTCACGCTGTTTCGTCTCAGAGATGCTGATAGGTCGAGGAGCGTAGGGGGAGGAGCGGCAGGAACATCGCAGTCACCATCTTAG